A single region of the Lepus europaeus isolate LE1 chromosome 1, mLepTim1.pri, whole genome shotgun sequence genome encodes:
- the LOC133757514 gene encoding UDP-glucuronosyltransferase 1-6-like, protein MACLLPAAQRASAGVLFVALWGTVVGDRLLVVPQDGSHWLSMQDIVEALGARGHEVVVLVPEVNLLLRESRFYTRRIYPVPFDQEELRNRYRTFGLKHFTNRSWLSRPQTEYRNLMVVIDMFFFSCQSLLRHRDTLDFLKAGKFDALFIDPGLPCGAILAEYLGLPSVYLFRGFPCSREHWFGGSPNPVSYIPQCYTKFSDQMSFPQRVVNFLVNLLEVPLFYCLYSKYEDMALELLKRKVDLPTLFQKDPVWLLRYDFVFEYPRPVMPNMVLIGGINCKKPDVLSQKLNSLSRGTQGKYSSCELLDITNL, encoded by the exons ATggcctgcctgctccctgcagctCAGAGAGCGTCTGCGGGGGTTCTCTTCGTGGCACTCTGGGGCACGGTGGTGGGTGACAGGCTGCTGGTGGTGCCCCAGGATGGAAGCCACTGGCTTAGCATGCAGGACATAGTTGAGGCTCTAGGGGCAAGGGGGCATGAAGTCGTGGTGCTGGTGCCGGAAGTCAACTTGCTCTTGAGAGAATCCAGGTTCTACACGAGGAGAATCTATCCTGTGCCGTTTGACCAGGAGGAGCTGAGGAATCGGTATCGCACCTTTGGATTGAAGCACTTTACTAACAGGTCTTGGCTGAGCAGGCCTCAGACAGAATACAGGAATCTCATGGTTGTCATTGACATGTTCTTCTTCAGCTGCCAGAGCCTCCTGAGACACCGCGACACCTTGGATTTCCTCAAGGCGGGCAAGTTCGATGCTCTTTTCATAGACCCGGGGTTACCCTGTGGTGCGATCCTGGCTGAGTACCTGGGCCTGCCCTCCGTGTACCTGTTCAGGGGCTTCCCCTGTTCCCGGGAGCATTGGTTTGGCGGAAGCCCCAACCCGGTGTCCTACATCCCCCAGTGCTACACTAAGTTCTCCGACCAGATGAGCTTCCCCCAGCGCGTGGTCAACTTCCTTGTTAACTTGCTGGAGGTCCCTCTATTTTACTGTCTGTATTCGAAGTATGAGGACATGGCCTTGGAGCTCCTCAAGAGGAAAGTGGACCTGCCCACCTTATTTCAGAAGGACCCCGTGTGGCTGCTAAGATACGACTTTGTGTTTGAGTACCCCAGGCCGGTGATGCCCAACATGGTGCTCATTGGCGGGATCAACTGCAAGAAGCCAGACGTCCTGTCTCAG aaacttaattctcTTTCAAGAGGAACCCAAGGAAAGTACAGctcttgtgagctcttagacataactaacttatga